The following is a genomic window from Caldisalinibacter kiritimatiensis.
TATTATTACTTGCTATTAAACTACCAAGAGCTATAGAGTATAATTTAGATTCATGTGTATCAGCTCTAGATACAAGTACTACTGGTGCTTTCGCTCCCATAATAACACCTGCTGATTTACCTTTTGCAAAATAAGTTAGACTCTTTCCTACACCATTACCCATTTCTATATTTGGTACTAATAATACATCAGCATCTCCTGCCACTTTACTTTCTACCCCTTTTACTTTGGCAGCTTCTTTAGAAACTGCTAAATCTAAGGCTAATGGTCCTTCAACTATAACTTCTTCTCCAAACTTTTTGTCTTGCCCCATTTGCTTCAATTTATCAGCATCTACAGTAGCTGGCATTTTAGGATTTACTTTCTCTTTTGCTGCTAAAACTGCAACTTTTATAACATCTTTACCTAAAGCTTTACATACTTCAATTGTATTTTTTAGAATTTTCACTTTGTCCTCTAAACTAGGTAATAAATTCATTCCTCCATCAGTTAATGCTAATAATTTGTGATATGTAGGTACTTCATAAACCATTACATGACTTAGTAAACTATCAGTTCTTAGTCCATAATCCTTATTTAATACTTCTTTTAAAAGAATAGATGTATCAATTAAACCTTTCATTAAAAAATCAGCTTTTTTATCACTTACTAACTTTACAGCTACTTTTGCTGACTCTTCTAAACTAGGAGCATCAATTTTTTCATATTTCTCTATATCTAATCTATTTTCAGTTGCTATTTCTTTTGTTTTTTCAATGTCTCCAACTAAAATAGGCTCCACTATTCCTTTCTCTGCTGCTTCTATTACTGCTTTTAAAGATTGATAGTCTTGTGAAGCTGCTAATGCAAGTTTCATTGTTCGTTGTCCTACTGCTGCTTTTAACATATCATTTAAAGTATTCATACTCTATATCACTCCTTTGACCTTTATCAAACTTATTTTTTGGTATTTTTCTCTATCACTTTGTATTTTATCACAAATTGTTGTAATTGTTCAAAAATTTTAACA
Proteins encoded in this region:
- a CDS encoding bifunctional enoyl-CoA hydratase/phosphate acetyltransferase; translated protein: MNTLNDMLKAAVGQRTMKLALAASQDYQSLKAVIEAAEKGIVEPILVGDIEKTKEIATENRLDIEKYEKIDAPSLEESAKVAVKLVSDKKADFLMKGLIDTSILLKEVLNKDYGLRTDSLLSHVMVYEVPTYHKLLALTDGGMNLLPSLEDKVKILKNTIEVCKALGKDVIKVAVLAAKEKVNPKMPATVDADKLKQMGQDKKFGEEVIVEGPLALDLAVSKEAAKVKGVESKVAGDADVLLVPNIEMGNGVGKSLTYFAKGKSAGVIMGAKAPVVLVSRADTHESKLYSIALGSLIASNNK